The genomic segment GACGACCCAGCGGTATTTGCCCAGTCCGGTGCCGTGGAGGGTGCCGCGGCGGGCGATTGCCGGGACGATGCGGCGTTGCCGGACCTGGTCGCGGTAGATGTCGTGGTCGTACCCGCGGTCGGCGAAGAGTGAGTCCGGCTTCCGTCGCGGATGCCCGACCCGGCCCCTGATAGGTGGGATGGCGTCGATCAGCGGCAGGAGCTGGGTGACGTCGTTGCGGTTGCCGCCGGTGAGGATCACGGCGAGCGGTGTGCCGTGTCCGTCGGTGATCAGGTGGTGTTTCGATCCGGTTCGGCCACGATCGACCGGACTCGGTCCCGTCTGGCTCCCCCTTTTACGGCTCGCACGTGGCTGGAGTCGACCACCGCACGCGACCAGTCGAGACGGGCCGCCGCGTTGAGCTCGGCCAGCAGCACTTCATGCAGCTGCTGCCAGACGCCGGCCTCGTTCCAGTCCCGCAGTCGACGCCAGCACGTCATGCCAGACCCGAAGCCCAACTCCTTTGGCAGGTACTCCCACTGGATGCCGGTGTGCAGCACGAAGAGGATGCCGCGCAACACCTGCCGGTCGGGCAGCGACTTGCGTCCAGGGTGCCGAAACCGACGCTTCTTGCGCGGCAGCAGGGGCTCGATTCGCTCCCACAGGTCATCTGACACGATCCACGGCGAAGTCCCCATGCCCGGACAACGCCCAACTCCTGACGCGGACACGGTCAACAGCGCCGATCCGCGTCATTGTGTTACTGAGGTTTAACTCGTGGTGTCGTTACGCAGATCTGATGGTCAGGCCGGTCTCGGCGAGGCAGCCGTCAATGAGGTTGCTGCGGTACTGGATGTGCCGGAGACCGCTGCGGACCGTGCGGATGAGATGTTCTGGCGTGGAGAAGGCGACGTTGGAGAGCCAGCCGCGACGTAGCAGGGACCAGATGCCCTCGACGGGGTTGAGGTCGGGGGCGTAGGACGGCAGGTAGAGGATGGTCAGCCAGTCACGGGATTCGGCGAACTCCCGTAGACCTGCGGCCTTGTGGACGTTGAGGTTGTCCCAGATGAGGATGATCGGGCCGCCGAGTTGCTGGTGGGCTGCGATCAGCAGGTCGCGGTAGTCGCGCCAGGAGAAGCTTTTGCGCCCGTCACGGTTGCCACCGTCCCGTCGCGGCCGGTAGATCAGCCGGGAGCGGTGGCCGGGCTTGTAGCAGGTCAGGGCGGCGATCGATATCCGTCTGCGCGAGCGGCCACGGACCCGCACCACCGGGGTCCGCCCGCGCTGCGACCAGGTCCTTGCGTGCGACGGCGTCATGGAGAAGCCGGCTTCGTCCTCGAAGACCAGCCATGCTCCACGGGCCGCCGCTAGCCTTCCGCGCGGGGCCACACCTCCTTGACCCACCCGGCCACCACCTCGTCGTCCCGCTCCATGGCACGACGGGCCGGGACCTGGCAGGACCAGCCGTTACGCACCAACAGCTTGCGGACACCTTGAATCGTGTACGTGAGGTGGAAGCGCCGTCCGATCACCGTCTTCACACGGTTCAGAGTCCAGCGCTGGTCCTCCCAGCCGTGCGCGGCCGGTCCTTTGGCCAGCTCGGACTCCAGCTGAGCGAACTGCTTCTCACTCAGTCGCGGCAGCGACGCGGGCCCCTGCGACCGCAAGGACCGTGGGCCGCCCTCGGACCACGTGTGACGCCACCGCTGCACCGATCGGACACTGACCCGCAGATCCCTGGCGATCGCCGTACTGCCCTCGCCACGAGCGAACCGCTCAGCCGCCTGGAGCCGTAACTCCTCGCGCCTGCACTGCCGTTCAGCGGTCAACCCGCCACCCTGTGGATACCTCATCCTCCCGTCATACCGCAGGCAAGCACCCCCCGTCAGCCCCTACGACTTCACGAATTCAATCTCAGTAGCCGTTGTAAGCGCTCTTTCCTCCGCCTTGCGATGCACCGCATCTGACGCCGTACACTGGTCCACCACAGATTACGGGCCAGCCTTTAGCTGTCGGCGTATTCCTCTGGCTGCACCACGGAGTACAGAGGTGTGTGTACCAGTGCTTTGGTCGAGTTCTGACCTCCGCCGCCTGCCGGCCGGTCTGCCGGTGCCGTAGGCCAGGCTGTCCGGGGGCCGTGGACACTGTGCTCGCATCATCGGACGACATGCGTAACTACCTCGTCGATCAGTTCAACCTTGTGCTGCGCAGGCCGGGGATGTACGGCGATGTAGAGCTCGCCGCTCGGACGGCGATGGACCATCTGCTCTTCCTTGAGCAACGGCCCGAAGTTTGGGGTGAACAGAAGCACTCCTGGGGCGAAGTAGGCCTTTGGCCCCCCACTGGCGTGAAAGGCGCCATCAGCCGACTGCTTGCATCCGACCACGATGGCGGCGTGGCCTCCGTATATGCGGAGTTCGCATGGCGACAGGGGTGGCTCAAGCCCGACCGGGTGCTGGATGCCGAGACATACGCGTCAATGCGGAGCGTCATCAGCCCGTGGGCAGAGCACGACCGAGTGTGGGCAGATGTTCTTGCTGCTTTCGGTCCTCCGTCGGTGCTGTTCGGCGGAACCAACCCGCTTTACGGGAAGACCCTCGGTTATGTCACCAACGACATCGCAGAGCCGATGATCTCCTTCCACCTGTGGAACAGCACCGAGCCTGGATCTGACTCGTCATGGCCCCCGGATCGGGAAGCGCCGTTGCTTCTCGCGGTCCGCTGTGGTGATGGCCCGTTCGCCGATCGATTCACGTTCACACCGGAAGGTCAGCGCCGGCGCCCGGAGATCGCTTGATACCAGTGACGCGCGAACTCGATTTCAGCCCGGTTTCCTTCGTGATCTCCCGCGGGCTCATCGCGCCGGACTCTCGCAGCCCGCGAAACCGCCTCAGCTCCAACCAGCGATGCGGATCCAAGGCCACTTTCCGCCTTCCACAAACCGACCAGGACGACAGAAGACTCGCGCGACACAGACCTCACCACATCAAGAACGGTGCACTTTCATTCGTACGCGGAAGTGCGCGTTCACGTGTACGCCGACAGCCCTTGCCGGCAGGGGCCTGGCCATCCAGTTCGGTGATCGTTTCCGCCTACGACTCCAGGCTGGCACGGACGAGCCGGAATGCGGCCGCCGGGTCTGCGGCACGGGTCACCGTCCCGCCCACGACAACATGTGACGCGCCGGCGACAATGGCACCACGCGGTGTGCTCGGCCGGGCGTGGTCACCTGGGGACTCACCCGGAAGCGCGACTCCCGGTGTGACGATCAGTGTGCCGGCTCCCAGCACCCCACGCAGGGCCACGGCTTCCTGCGGCGATGCGGTGACGCCGTGGCAACCAGCGCCTTCCGCCAGCCGGGCCAGCCGCAACACCTGCTCCTCGGTCGAGGTTGAGCCGGTGACGCCGATGTCAGCGAGATCGGAGCTCGTCATGCTGGTGACGACGGTCAGAGCCAGCACACGAAGGCGTGGGAAGTCACGGGCCGCAGCGACAGCGGCGGACATGATGCCGACGCCGCCCATACTGTGGACGGTCACCATGGAGGCACCCAGGGCGCCGGCGGCACGGACCGCGCCGGCCACGGATTTCGGTATCTCGAAGAGCTTCAGGTCCAGGAAGACCTCCTTGCCCTTGGCTACGAGGTGCTCGACCAGGCCCGGCCCCGCCGCGGTGAGCAGCTCCATCCCGACCTTGTAGAAACGACACTCCTCACCAAGCGTGTCGACGACTTCGTCGGCCGCTCGGCGATGGTCAAAGTCCAAAGCAACGATGATCCGACTGTTTGACTCCACAAGGTCATTGTCACCCAAGCGGAGTTGGAGGCGTCAGCGGCCTGCGTCGCGGCCACCGCCCGCCCGGCGGCCACTCGGGGATCACCAGCCGGCGCCGAACCTCGCCATCGGCTCGATCAGTTCGGCTTCCTCGTACGCGAGATGGGAGAGGAGCGCATCCGTGAGCAGGTCCACCACGGCCTCCAGCTCCTTCCCGTCGGTCTGCCCTCCCGCATGGTCGACCAGTTCGCGGTCGAGACGCTCGATCACCCCCTGGATGGCGTGGTGTTCCCCGGCCAGCCGGTCCAGCACCGGCCCCAGCCGCGGATCGGCGCGGCGCAGGTGGGGAAAGAGGTCCTGGTCCTCGCGCGTGTGGTGCAGGGTGGTCACCCGGCAGTACGAGGCGCAGAACGCGCCGAGTGTCCAAGCGTTCTGACGCAGACTCAGCCGCTGGATCTCGGAGCGGACCTCTCCCGGGTCCCTCGCCCCGTCCCTCACCTCGCGCACGACCTGCCTCAGCCGGTCGAGATCCGCGCGGAGCTGGTCGTGCGCGGCGACGAGGTTTCGCGCCGCCTCCTGCCCACCGGCCGCGTACCGCCGGTCCGGGCCGGCGGGCGGCGCGGAAGGGCGGGTCGCCTCGTCCCACGGGCGCTCGGCGGACCGCCGCTCCCCGGGGGGTTCGGTGGCCCGGACCGAGAGCCGGGTGCCGGAATCCAGCGGCGTACCCGCCCCCGAGCCCGTACCGCTCTCCGCGACCACCGCACCCCGCCCGGTTCCGGGTGCCCCCGCCGCACCGGAACGCGCGGCGGCCACCAGCTCCCGGGTCGCGGGCGCCACCTCGGCGGCGAACCTTTCGATCAGCCCCGGCTCCCGTACGGGCAGGAGGAAAGCGCTCGTTCCGTGTTCGAGCGTCAGCGCGGCCAACTGCTCCGGCCAGGCCCCGGGCGGTCCCGTCGGGAAGCCGTCCCGGCCCGGGGAGAGGTTGTAGAGACGGCGCACCGCTCCCGGATCGCGGCCCGCCCGCTCCGCCGCCTCGTCGACGGCGCGGTGACCCGCCGCGAGCCGGGCCGGGGGCACGTGGGGAACGCTCGGCAGCCACCCGTCCGCCGCCGTACCCACCAGATCCAGCATCCGGGGGCCGATCGCCCCGACCCAGATGTCGATCGGGTGCGCGGGTGCGGGGCCGGAGACGGCACCGTCGAGTCGGTAATGGGCGCCTTCGAGGTGGACCCGTCTGCCCGGCGTCCAGAGCGCCCGGATCACCTCGATCGCCTCCCGGGTGGCCCGGAGCGCTTCCCCCGGGGTGCGGCGGGGGCCGCCGTCGGCGGCGACGGACTCCCAGTAGGCCCCCGCGCCCAGCCCCAGTTCGACCCGGCCGCCGGTGAGGAGGTCCAGGGCGGCGGCGGTGCGGGCCAGCATCGCGGGGGGACGCAGCGGCAGGTTGGCGACATTGGGGAAGACCCGCACCCGGGCGGTGGAGGCGGCGACGACCGCGAGCGTCGCCCAGGCGTCGAGCAGGTCCGGGCGGTAGGGGTGGTCCGGGACGCTGACCAGGTCGAGCCCGGCCAGGTCGGCCGTCCGGGCCAGCTCGACCGCGTCCTCGGGGTGTTCGGACACCGGCACCAGAATGGTGCCGAAGAGCAGGTCGTGTCCGTAGTCGGGCATGGGAAGACTCCGTTGCGATGGTCGGTCCGGCCGGACACGGCCGGGGCGGGGGCGGGGGACTGCGGTCGCGTCAGGTGCCGGACACTTTCCCGGCGGCGGACGCTTCCCCGGCGGCGGGCTGTCCACCGGCGGCGGGTGCGGTGGCTCCGCGCCACAGTCTCCCCGGACCGGAGAGCGCAGCGACCGCGGCCACCGCCAGTGCGATCGCCGACATCACGAACGCGGTCGTGTAGCCGGACTCGGCGGGCAGCCGGCTGCCGGGCACCGCGTGGGAGGCCACCAGGGACGCGGCGATCTGCGCCCCGAGCGACCCGCCGATGGTGCGCATGATGGTGTTGATGCCGGTCGCCTCCCCGGTCCGGCCGCGGTCGACCGCGCTGACGACGAGGTTGGCGAGGGCCGCGAAGGCGAAGCCGACGCCGACGCCGAGCACCGCCGAACCCGCGTACATCGCCGCAGCGTCGGCATGGGCGGTCGCATAGACGACGAAGCCAGCCATGCCGATGAGGCAGGCCAGCACCAGCGGCAGCTTCCAGCCGGCGGCCGCGCCGATCCGTCCGGCGAGCGGGCCGGCGATCAGCATGGTCGCGGCCATCGGCACCATGAACAGCCCCGACCCGGTGACCGAGGCGCCGAAACCGTACCCGGCCGAGGAGGGGGTCTGGGCGAGCATCGGGACCAGGGTGAAGGCCCCGTACATCCCGAACCCGATGACGAGAGCGGTGAGATGGCTGGTCAGCACCGCCCGCCGGCGCAGCAGCGCGAGGTCGATCAGCGGCTCGCGCACCCTCGACTCGACGTACGCGAACACCGCGAGGAGCACGACCGCGGCGACGAACAGGCCGACGATCCGGCCCGACGCCCACCCCCAGGACCTGCCCTGGCTGATGGCGGTCAGCAGGGCCACGATTCCGGCGCTCAGAAGGACGACTCCGGACCAGTCGATGCGGCCGGGGGAGCGGACCGGAGACTCCCGGACGAACGCCACGACGCCTGCGACGCCCGCCACGACGACGATCAGTCCGTTCCAGAAGATCCAGTGCCAGTCCAGTGCGTCGACGATGGGGCCCGGGACGACGAGCCCGACGCCGAAGCCGATACCGAACGTGGACGAGATCAGACCGATCGCGACGGGCACCCGCTCACGCGGGAACTGGTCGCGGACGATGCCGAACGCGAGCGGGAAGGCGGCCGATCCGACGCCCTGGACGGCCCGGGCCGCGATCAGCAGAGCGAGCGAGCCGGAGAGCGCGGCCAGCAGCGTACCGGCGGCGAAGACCGCGAGGCTGGCGACGAGCACACGGCGTTTGCCGAACATGTCGCCCACCCGGCCCAGCAGCGCGGTGGCGACGGAGGCGGTGAGCAGGAAGGAGCTGAGCACCCAGGACACGGACGTCGTGGAGGCCCCGAACTCCCGCTGGAGTTCGGGGAGTACCGGCACCACCATCGTCTGCATCAGCGAGAAGGAGAGCACGGCGAGGAGCAGGGCCGCGAAGGGCGCCGTGGTGCCGCGGGGCGGGGTGGAGGCGGGAGCCCCGGACGCCGGAGCGGGGATGGCGCTCATCGAACCTCCCTCTGGCGGACCGGGCGGACCGGGCGGAGCAGGTGTAGCAGGTGGACGGGGCGGACCGGGCGGGCGGGAGGCGCCGGGAGCAGGGCGGGGCTGCGGCCGGGCAGGCAAGTTAATATCACCAGGGAATCATTACATGACGTCATCCTTACGTCCAGCAACTGCCGCTGTATCGTGGACACATGAGCGAAATCCCCGCGTGCGGGACCGGTGGAGACTCCCCGGAGAAGAGAGCGGCATCCCTGTCCCGGCCTCCCGGCCTCCTCGCGCTGCCCTCCTATCTCGTCAGCCACGTGGCGCGCCTCGGGCACGAGGCTCTGGTGGACGCGGTGGGCCAACACGGCCTGCGGCTACCGCACTTCGCCACCCTGACGGCGCTCGCCGACTTCGGCCCGCTGCCC from the Streptomyces sp. NBC_01335 genome contains:
- a CDS encoding IS630 family transposase (programmed frameshift), coding for MRYPQGGGLTAERQCRREELRLQAAERFARGEGSTAIARDLRVSVRSVQRWRHTWSEGGPRSLRSQGPASLPRLSEKQFAQLESELAKGPAAHGWEDQRWTLNRVKTVIGRRFHLTYTIQGVRKLLVRNGWSCQVPARRAMERDDEVVRVGQGGVAPRGRLAAARGAWLVFEDEAGFSMTPSHARTWSQRGRTPVVRVRGRSRRRISIAALTCYKPGHRSRLIYRPRRDGGNRDGRKSFSWRDYRDLLIAAHQQLGGPIILIWDNLNVHKAAGLREFAESRDWLTILYLPSYAPDLNPVEGIWSLLRRGWLSNVAFSTPEHLIRTVRSGLRHIQYRSNLIDGCLAETGLTIRSA
- the pyrF gene encoding orotidine-5'-phosphate decarboxylase — encoded protein: MESNSRIIVALDFDHRRAADEVVDTLGEECRFYKVGMELLTAAGPGLVEHLVAKGKEVFLDLKLFEIPKSVAGAVRAAGALGASMVTVHSMGGVGIMSAAVAAARDFPRLRVLALTVVTSMTSSDLADIGVTGSTSTEEQVLRLARLAEGAGCHGVTASPQEAVALRGVLGAGTLIVTPGVALPGESPGDHARPSTPRGAIVAGASHVVVGGTVTRAADPAAAFRLVRASLES
- a CDS encoding LLM class flavin-dependent oxidoreductase: MPDYGHDLLFGTILVPVSEHPEDAVELARTADLAGLDLVSVPDHPYRPDLLDAWATLAVVAASTARVRVFPNVANLPLRPPAMLARTAAALDLLTGGRVELGLGAGAYWESVAADGGPRRTPGEALRATREAIEVIRALWTPGRRVHLEGAHYRLDGAVSGPAPAHPIDIWVGAIGPRMLDLVGTAADGWLPSVPHVPPARLAAGHRAVDEAAERAGRDPGAVRRLYNLSPGRDGFPTGPPGAWPEQLAALTLEHGTSAFLLPVREPGLIERFAAEVAPATRELVAAARSGAAGAPGTGRGAVVAESGTGSGAGTPLDSGTRLSVRATEPPGERRSAERPWDEATRPSAPPAGPDRRYAAGGQEAARNLVAAHDQLRADLDRLRQVVREVRDGARDPGEVRSEIQRLSLRQNAWTLGAFCASYCRVTTLHHTREDQDLFPHLRRADPRLGPVLDRLAGEHHAIQGVIERLDRELVDHAGGQTDGKELEAVVDLLTDALLSHLAYEEAELIEPMARFGAGW
- a CDS encoding MFS transporter yields the protein MSAIPAPASGAPASTPPRGTTAPFAALLLAVLSFSLMQTMVVPVLPELQREFGASTTSVSWVLSSFLLTASVATALLGRVGDMFGKRRVLVASLAVFAAGTLLAALSGSLALLIAARAVQGVGSAAFPLAFGIVRDQFPRERVPVAIGLISSTFGIGFGVGLVVPGPIVDALDWHWIFWNGLIVVVAGVAGVVAFVRESPVRSPGRIDWSGVVLLSAGIVALLTAISQGRSWGWASGRIVGLFVAAVVLLAVFAYVESRVREPLIDLALLRRRAVLTSHLTALVIGFGMYGAFTLVPMLAQTPSSAGYGFGASVTGSGLFMVPMAATMLIAGPLAGRIGAAAGWKLPLVLACLIGMAGFVVYATAHADAAAMYAGSAVLGVGVGFAFAALANLVVSAVDRGRTGEATGINTIMRTIGGSLGAQIAASLVASHAVPGSRLPAESGYTTAFVMSAIALAVAAVAALSGPGRLWRGATAPAAGGQPAAGEASAAGKVSGT